From the Pseudarthrobacter sp. MM222 genome, one window contains:
- a CDS encoding winged helix-turn-helix transcriptional regulator, with protein MSDLAAALDMVGARWALLIVERLLDGPQRYGDLQRDLGVPTNILATRLRELEAAGVLSRLPLRHNTRAYALTDRGLALREAIIALGRWGSDVT; from the coding sequence GTGAGCGACCTCGCCGCGGCCCTCGATATGGTTGGAGCACGGTGGGCCCTGCTCATCGTGGAGCGGCTGCTCGATGGGCCGCAGCGCTACGGCGATCTGCAGCGCGACCTCGGAGTGCCGACGAACATTCTCGCGACCCGCCTGCGCGAGCTCGAAGCGGCCGGGGTACTGTCCCGTCTGCCCCTCCGGCACAACACCCGGGCTTATGCGCTGACCGATCGCGGGCTTGCCTTGCGTGAGGCGATCATCGCGCTAGGACGCTGGGGCAGCGATGTGACCTAG
- a CDS encoding NAD-dependent protein deacetylase, producing the protein MTGFASLPPVAAAAPARDELEVLQEIHGILAGDRFAVLTGAGLSTDSGIPDYRGPGAAPRAPMTYQEFIGDAENRQRYWARNHIGWSHLRRADPNGGHTAVARLEKRGLLTGLITQNVDRLHEDAGSVNVVDLHGRFDRVVCLDCHRRYSRSLLAGVLEELNPGFLDRAMAAGVVEMAPDADATVEDSGLIESFVVARCPACAGTLKPDFVYFGENVPKDRVERSYAMVDEAGALVVAGSSLTVMSGLRFVRHAAKQGKPVVIINRGQTRGDSLASIKLDAGVSEALTWLAEELPPL; encoded by the coding sequence ATGACAGGCTTCGCCAGTCTGCCGCCCGTCGCCGCCGCCGCGCCCGCGCGGGACGAGCTTGAGGTGTTGCAGGAGATCCATGGCATCCTTGCCGGCGACCGCTTCGCCGTGTTGACAGGCGCCGGCCTGAGCACCGACTCCGGAATACCCGATTACCGCGGGCCCGGTGCAGCCCCGCGGGCTCCGATGACGTACCAGGAATTCATTGGGGATGCCGAAAACCGCCAGCGATACTGGGCCCGCAACCACATCGGCTGGTCCCACCTGCGGCGGGCCGACCCCAATGGGGGCCATACCGCCGTCGCCCGGCTGGAAAAACGGGGTCTGCTCACCGGACTCATCACCCAAAACGTGGACCGTCTCCATGAGGACGCCGGCAGCGTCAATGTCGTGGACCTGCACGGCCGCTTCGACCGGGTGGTCTGCCTGGACTGCCATCGCCGCTACAGCCGCAGCCTCCTGGCCGGCGTGCTGGAGGAGCTCAACCCAGGTTTCCTGGACCGCGCAATGGCGGCCGGTGTAGTCGAGATGGCGCCGGACGCCGATGCCACCGTTGAGGACTCGGGCTTGATCGAAAGTTTTGTCGTGGCGCGGTGCCCGGCGTGCGCCGGAACGCTCAAGCCGGATTTCGTGTACTTCGGCGAAAACGTTCCGAAGGACCGGGTGGAACGCTCCTACGCAATGGTGGACGAAGCCGGGGCGCTGGTGGTGGCAGGCTCCTCCCTGACCGTGATGAGTGGGCTTCGCTTTGTCCGCCATGCCGCCAAGCAGGGCAAACCGGTGGTAATCATCAACAGGGGACAGACCCGCGGGGACAGCCTCGCCAGCATCAAGCTGGACGCCGGCGTCAGCGAGGCGCTGACCTGGCTCGCCGAGGAGCTCCCGCCGCTCTGA
- a CDS encoding VOC family protein, whose protein sequence is MSLFITCPVESVERATAFYTALGWTLNPEMSDHKVSCFAIAPEQYVMLGSREMYASVGGAEELVGGPETPSKVTVSFDLGSRQAVDELVERAGAAGGRIGDIDDYPFMYQRQFDDPDGYHYSPFWMKPDADPTE, encoded by the coding sequence ATGAGCCTTTTCATCACCTGCCCGGTCGAGAGCGTCGAGCGCGCGACCGCCTTCTACACCGCCCTGGGCTGGACCCTCAACCCAGAAATGTCCGATCACAAGGTGTCATGTTTCGCGATCGCGCCCGAGCAGTACGTCATGCTCGGCAGCCGCGAGATGTATGCGAGCGTCGGCGGGGCCGAGGAGCTGGTCGGCGGACCAGAGACGCCCTCGAAGGTCACGGTCTCGTTCGACCTCGGCAGCCGTCAGGCGGTCGATGAGCTCGTCGAGCGCGCCGGTGCCGCCGGCGGGCGGATCGGTGATATCGACGACTACCCCTTCATGTACCAGCGCCAGTTCGACGACCCTGACGGCTACCACTACTCGCCGTTTTGGATGAAACCGGACGCCGATCCGACCGAGTGA
- a CDS encoding peroxiredoxin — protein sequence MTQSFVAGGGTVPAVGEPAPEFELPNQFGEPIRLSDLRGRSVVLVFYPFAFSGICTGELCELQDNLGLFKDANAVLLGISVDSKYAQRAYAGKEGYDFDLLADFWPHGSVATQYGVFDAESGMAKRGTFIIDEGGVVRHVVVNPRGQARDFAQYRAALAGLVGS from the coding sequence ATGACTCAGTCCTTTGTAGCTGGCGGCGGAACCGTGCCCGCCGTTGGTGAGCCGGCCCCCGAATTCGAACTCCCGAACCAGTTCGGCGAACCCATCAGGCTCTCCGACCTCCGGGGCCGAAGTGTGGTCTTGGTGTTTTACCCTTTCGCGTTCTCCGGGATCTGCACGGGAGAGCTGTGCGAGCTGCAGGACAACCTGGGGCTCTTTAAGGACGCTAACGCCGTCTTGTTGGGTATTTCGGTGGACAGCAAGTACGCCCAGCGGGCCTACGCAGGTAAGGAAGGCTACGACTTCGACCTGCTCGCCGATTTCTGGCCGCACGGCTCGGTGGCCACACAGTACGGGGTCTTCGACGCCGAGAGCGGTATGGCAAAGCGTGGCACCTTCATCATTGATGAGGGCGGGGTAGTGCGCCACGTGGTGGTCAATCCTCGGGGCCAGGCAAGGGACTTCGCCCAATACCGTGCCGCCCTGGCGGGTCTCGTAGGGAGCTGA
- a CDS encoding DUF3052 domain-containing protein gives MSEADAATSVNVAEKLGFKTGDLIQEFGYDDDVDFDLRDDIEDLTGSELFDEDDHEVVDAAILWWRAGDGDLVDTLVDPLTTLTEGGVIWVLTPKSGRPGYVSPADIQDAAPTAGLHVTTSAGVSRDWSATRLVTRKNK, from the coding sequence GTGAGCGAGGCCGACGCCGCCACTTCGGTAAATGTGGCGGAAAAACTGGGTTTCAAAACCGGGGACCTGATTCAGGAATTCGGTTATGACGACGACGTCGACTTCGACTTGCGTGACGATATCGAAGACCTCACGGGCTCGGAACTCTTTGACGAGGACGACCATGAAGTAGTCGACGCCGCCATCCTTTGGTGGAGGGCCGGCGACGGCGACCTCGTTGACACCCTCGTCGATCCGCTGACCACCCTGACCGAGGGTGGCGTTATCTGGGTCCTGACCCCGAAGTCCGGCCGCCCGGGCTACGTCTCACCGGCTGACATCCAGGACGCGGCTCCCACCGCCGGTCTCCACGTCACCACTTCAGCGGGCGTGTCCAGGGACTGGAGCGCTACCCGGTTGGTTACGCGGAAGAACAAATGA
- a CDS encoding DinB family protein, with protein sequence MEPTKAEILAGYSRASHDLDAWLTNAGDADLRRRSNGTRWTNEELLFHMVFGYMVVRALLPLVHVISRLPEPAGKAFAAVLNAGTRPFDVVNYWGSRGAALVYNKQRMRRKLDHTISAISRRLERESSRSLARSMPFPDRWDPFFAPTMTLTDVYAYPTLHFDFHALQLSLSPR encoded by the coding sequence ATGGAACCAACCAAGGCGGAAATCCTGGCCGGCTACAGCCGCGCCAGCCATGACCTCGATGCCTGGCTGACGAACGCCGGGGACGCCGATCTTCGCAGGCGCAGCAACGGAACCCGGTGGACCAACGAGGAACTGCTCTTCCACATGGTTTTCGGCTACATGGTCGTCCGCGCCCTGCTTCCGCTGGTCCATGTCATCAGCCGGCTCCCCGAACCAGCCGGCAAAGCCTTTGCCGCCGTCCTGAATGCCGGGACACGGCCCTTCGATGTCGTGAACTACTGGGGCTCCCGCGGCGCTGCCCTCGTCTACAACAAGCAGCGAATGCGCCGGAAACTCGACCACACCATAAGTGCAATTTCCCGCAGACTCGAACGCGAGAGTTCCAGGTCCCTGGCAAGATCAATGCCATTCCCGGATCGGTGGGATCCGTTCTTCGCCCCGACAATGACACTCACCGACGTCTACGCCTACCCGACACTCCACTTCGACTTCCACGCCCTGCAACTGTCCCTCAGCCCCCGATAA
- a CDS encoding acyl carrier protein → MASNEEILAGLAEIVNEETGLATEAVEMDKSFTEDLDIDSISMMTIVVNAEEKFGVRIPDEEVKNLKTVGDAVSFIASAQA, encoded by the coding sequence ATGGCTAGCAACGAAGAGATCCTGGCCGGCCTGGCTGAAATCGTCAACGAAGAGACCGGCCTGGCCACGGAAGCCGTCGAAATGGACAAGTCCTTCACCGAAGACCTGGACATTGACTCCATCTCCATGATGACCATCGTCGTCAATGCTGAAGAGAAGTTCGGCGTGCGCATCCCGGACGAGGAAGTCAAGAACCTCAAGACCGTCGGCGATGCCGTTAGCTTCATCGCAAGCGCGCAGGCCTGA
- a CDS encoding PucR family transcriptional regulator, producing MAEPITTPPKRKPASKAMSPEKTETLKKLRASVGQLSTTTLRQLEKSLPWYSRLNSDERSALGMVAQNGIAAFVTWYERPSSPSWILSDVFGTAPTELTRSISLQKALQLIRIVVEVVEDQAPVIAPEADQAALREAVLRYSREVAFAAADVYARAAESRGSWDTRLEALIVDAILRGENTDALRSRIAALGWKAQERFTVMVGNSPSEPSAGYVSELRRTAGRFAEDALVGIQGDRLILILGGVHDRETAYLKLSELFAPGPVVYGAEAGSLLEASGSAQSAFAGLTAARAWPSAPRPVAADDLLPERVISGDDAARRSLVKNIYRPLVAASNGLVETLGTYLELGHSLEATARELFVHANTVRYRLKRVCDVTGWDPLLPREAFVLQTALVVGRLSAPPKPATERQPSRNNS from the coding sequence ATGGCAGAGCCGATCACCACTCCCCCGAAACGCAAGCCGGCCTCCAAGGCCATGTCGCCGGAGAAAACCGAGACGCTGAAGAAGCTGCGGGCGAGTGTCGGCCAGCTCTCCACCACCACGCTGCGCCAGCTGGAGAAGTCACTGCCCTGGTACAGCCGGCTGAACTCGGACGAGCGTTCCGCCCTCGGCATGGTGGCCCAGAACGGCATCGCGGCGTTCGTCACCTGGTACGAGCGTCCCAGCTCGCCGTCGTGGATCCTGTCCGATGTGTTCGGCACCGCACCGACGGAACTGACCCGTTCCATCAGCCTGCAGAAGGCCCTCCAGCTCATCCGGATCGTGGTCGAGGTGGTCGAGGACCAGGCGCCTGTGATTGCCCCGGAGGCCGATCAAGCCGCGCTGCGCGAGGCCGTGCTGCGGTACTCCCGCGAAGTCGCGTTCGCCGCCGCGGATGTCTATGCCCGCGCCGCGGAGTCCCGCGGTTCCTGGGACACCCGGCTGGAAGCGCTCATTGTTGACGCCATCCTGCGCGGTGAGAACACCGACGCCCTGCGGTCCCGGATCGCGGCCCTGGGCTGGAAGGCGCAGGAGCGCTTCACCGTCATGGTGGGCAATTCCCCGTCCGAACCGAGCGCCGGCTACGTCAGCGAGCTCCGCCGGACGGCCGGCCGCTTCGCCGAGGATGCGCTGGTGGGCATCCAGGGTGACCGGCTGATCCTGATCCTCGGCGGCGTCCACGACCGGGAGACCGCCTACCTCAAACTCAGTGAACTGTTCGCCCCCGGCCCCGTGGTCTACGGCGCAGAAGCCGGGTCCCTGCTGGAGGCCAGCGGTTCGGCGCAGTCGGCCTTCGCCGGGCTGACCGCGGCCCGTGCATGGCCCTCGGCCCCGCGTCCGGTGGCCGCCGACGACCTTCTGCCGGAACGGGTGATCTCCGGGGACGACGCCGCACGGCGCTCCCTGGTGAAGAACATCTACCGACCCCTGGTGGCGGCCTCCAACGGGCTGGTGGAGACCCTCGGGACGTATCTCGAGTTGGGCCACTCCCTCGAGGCCACAGCCCGGGAACTCTTCGTCCACGCCAACACTGTGCGCTACCGGCTCAAGCGGGTTTGCGACGTTACCGGCTGGGACCCGCTCCTGCCGCGGGAGGCCTTCGTGCTGCAGACTGCCCTCGTCGTCGGCCGCCTCTCGGCCCCGCCCAAGCCCGCCACGGAACGCCAACCATCCCGCAACAACTCCTGA
- a CDS encoding ArsR/SmtB family transcription factor yields MKLLPVLEPVTDEVCCPPAGAPTLGPEEAKQQALVFKALADPNRLRLLSIIKAASSGATCVCDLTDPLDLSQPTVSHHLKVLVEAGLLHREKRGTWAYFSLAPGALDGVVGILTNL; encoded by the coding sequence ATGAAGTTGCTGCCCGTTCTTGAGCCCGTCACGGATGAAGTCTGCTGCCCGCCAGCGGGCGCGCCCACCCTCGGTCCCGAGGAAGCGAAGCAACAGGCCCTGGTCTTCAAGGCACTGGCCGACCCGAACCGGCTCAGGCTGCTCTCCATCATCAAGGCCGCCTCCTCCGGGGCCACCTGCGTGTGCGACCTGACCGACCCGCTGGACCTGAGCCAGCCCACGGTGTCCCACCACCTGAAAGTCCTGGTCGAAGCCGGTCTGCTGCACCGCGAAAAGCGTGGCACCTGGGCCTACTTCTCCCTGGCCCCCGGCGCACTGGACGGCGTCGTCGGCATCCTCACCAACCTATGA
- a CDS encoding beta-ketoacyl-ACP synthase III, with translation MSVPTLKQAPLRENTRIMSVGAYRPSVVVTNEDVCQWIDSSDEWIRQRTGIITRHRAPADVSVIDMAEGAAREALEKAGIDASKLGAVIVSTVTHPYATPSAAASLADRLGATPAPAFDISAACAGYCYGIAQGDALVRSGAADYVLVVGAEKLSDVIDNTERTISFLLGDGAGAVVIGPSDIPGIGPSVWGSDGSKWDAIGMTHSMLDIRELSLTGKRGGSLSTEEAAVTDAALWPTLRQDGQTVFRWAVWEMAKVAQQALDAAGITSDELVAFIPHQANMRIIDEMAKKLKLPETVTIARDIAEAGNTSAASIPLATHRLLQENPELSGGLALQIGFGAGLVFGAQVIVLP, from the coding sequence ATGAGCGTCCCCACCTTGAAGCAGGCTCCCCTCCGCGAGAACACCCGCATCATGTCAGTCGGCGCCTACCGGCCGAGCGTGGTTGTCACCAACGAGGACGTCTGCCAGTGGATCGACTCCTCCGATGAGTGGATCCGCCAGCGCACGGGCATCATCACCCGGCACCGCGCCCCGGCCGATGTCAGCGTGATCGACATGGCCGAAGGCGCTGCCCGCGAAGCCCTGGAGAAAGCCGGGATCGACGCCTCCAAGCTCGGCGCCGTCATCGTCTCCACCGTGACGCACCCGTACGCCACACCCTCGGCCGCGGCCAGCCTCGCCGACCGCCTGGGCGCCACGCCGGCACCGGCCTTCGACATCTCGGCCGCCTGCGCCGGATACTGCTACGGCATCGCCCAGGGTGACGCCCTGGTCCGCTCCGGCGCTGCCGACTATGTTCTGGTGGTCGGCGCCGAGAAGCTCTCCGACGTCATCGACAACACCGAGCGCACCATCTCCTTCCTGCTTGGTGACGGCGCCGGCGCCGTCGTGATCGGCCCGTCGGACATCCCCGGCATCGGACCGTCGGTGTGGGGCTCGGACGGCAGCAAGTGGGACGCCATCGGCATGACCCACTCCATGCTGGACATCCGTGAACTCTCCCTCACGGGCAAGCGGGGCGGCTCCCTCAGCACTGAAGAAGCCGCCGTGACTGACGCCGCACTGTGGCCCACGCTGCGCCAGGACGGCCAGACCGTCTTCCGCTGGGCAGTCTGGGAAATGGCGAAGGTGGCACAGCAGGCGCTGGATGCGGCCGGCATCACGTCCGACGAACTCGTGGCCTTCATCCCGCACCAGGCCAACATGCGGATCATCGACGAGATGGCCAAGAAACTGAAACTTCCCGAGACGGTCACGATCGCCCGGGACATCGCCGAGGCCGGCAACACCTCGGCCGCCTCCATCCCCCTGGCCACCCACCGCCTGCTTCAGGAAAACCCTGAGCTGAGCGGCGGGCTTGCACTGCAGATCGGCTTCGGTGCCGGACTGGTCTTCGGTGCCCAAGTGATCGTGCTTCCGTAG
- a CDS encoding ACP S-malonyltransferase, with protein MLAIVCPGQGSQTPGFLAPWLELPSVAGHLAALSDVAGIDLVAHGTTSDEETIKDTAVAQPLIVAAGLVAAKSLFDVELSALPVILAGHSVGEITASALAGVLTETEAMTFVRERANGMASAAAATPTGMSAVVGGDPAEVLAAIEACGATPANINSAGQVVAAGTLEQLKALAENPPAKARVIPLKVAGAFHTSHMAPAVAALQALRPSLKPQKPQVPLLSNYDGAAVTDGDAAVDSLIAQVSRPVRWDQCMETLVQRGVTGLIELAPAGTLAGLAKRAMPGVKTVTVKTPDDLSAALALFAELEGQA; from the coding sequence GTGCTTGCAATCGTCTGCCCTGGACAGGGCTCCCAGACCCCTGGTTTTCTGGCCCCCTGGCTGGAACTGCCATCCGTCGCAGGCCATCTGGCCGCGCTCAGCGACGTAGCCGGCATAGACCTCGTCGCCCACGGCACCACCTCTGATGAGGAAACCATCAAGGACACCGCCGTCGCGCAGCCACTCATCGTCGCCGCCGGACTCGTGGCCGCCAAGTCGCTGTTCGACGTCGAGCTCAGCGCCCTGCCGGTGATCCTCGCCGGTCACTCCGTCGGAGAAATCACGGCTTCCGCCCTGGCCGGGGTCCTGACCGAAACCGAAGCCATGACATTTGTCCGCGAACGCGCCAACGGCATGGCCTCGGCCGCCGCGGCCACCCCCACCGGCATGAGCGCCGTCGTGGGCGGCGACCCGGCGGAGGTCCTGGCCGCGATCGAGGCCTGCGGCGCCACCCCCGCGAACATCAACAGCGCCGGTCAGGTCGTTGCCGCCGGCACGCTGGAGCAGCTCAAGGCCCTCGCGGAAAATCCCCCGGCCAAGGCCCGGGTTATTCCGCTGAAGGTTGCCGGCGCGTTCCACACCTCCCACATGGCCCCGGCCGTCGCGGCACTGCAGGCTCTCCGGCCCTCGCTGAAGCCGCAGAAGCCGCAGGTTCCCCTCCTGTCCAACTACGACGGCGCCGCGGTCACTGATGGGGACGCCGCCGTCGACAGCCTGATTGCGCAGGTGTCCCGCCCGGTCCGCTGGGACCAGTGCATGGAGACGCTGGTGCAGCGCGGCGTGACCGGCCTGATCGAGCTGGCCCCGGCCGGAACCCTGGCCGGACTGGCGAAGCGCGCCATGCCCGGAGTGAAGACCGTAACCGTCAAGACCCCGGACGACCTGTCCGCCGCCCTGGCCCTATTCGCAGAACTGGAAGGACAGGCATGA
- the aceE gene encoding pyruvate dehydrogenase (acetyl-transferring), homodimeric type: MNALKERLDVAAGEDTSHILSGLTNQLPDRDPEETAEWLESLDDLIQDQGTERAQYIMRALLQRAGAQSVGVPMVTTTDYVNTIPVDQEAPFPGDEEIERKYRAWLRWNAAVMVHRAQRPDIGVGGHISTYAGAATLYEVGFNHFFRGKDHPGGGDQIFFQGHASPGMYARAFMEGRLSEEDMDGFRQEKSKEGHALSSYPHPRLMPEFWEFPTVSMGIGPMNAIYQAQSNRYLHNRGIKDTSDQQVWAFLGDGEMDEPESRGLLQLAANDKLDNLNFVINCNLQRLDGPVRGNGKIMQELEAFFRGAGWNVIKVVWGREWDKLLDKDEDGSLVKIMNETVDGDYQTYKAESGAFVREHFFGKTPQTKEMVQDLSDDEIWNLKRGGHDYNKVYAAYKAATEFKGKPTVILAHTVKGYGLGTHFEGRNATHQMKKLTLADLKAFRDHLRIPITDEQLEADLYRPPYYHPGMDSAEIQYLMGRRKELGGFVPERRSKHTELTLPEDKVYEVANRGSGKQQAATTMAFVRLLKDLMRDKEFGKRIVPIIPDEARTFGMDAFFPTAKIYNPNGQNYLSVDRELVLAYKESIAGQIVHAGINEAGSVAAFTAAGTSYATHGEPLIPVYVFYSMFGFQRTGDSFWAAADQMTRGFIIGATAGRTTLTGEGLQHADGHSPILAATNPAVVTYDPAYGYEIGVIMRDGLNRMYGPGPADNDPSRNVMYYITVYNEPIVQPPAPAELDVEGITKGIYLLAPAKVDGPRTQILASGVSVPWALEAQRVLAEDWGVSADVWSVTSWSELRRDAMAAEEEAFLNPGQPARVPFVTQQLAGATGPIVAVTDYMKAVPDQIRQFLPNEFASLGADGFGFSDTRAAARRFFKNDIHSVVVRSLEMLARRGEVDAQAPAQAIEKYKLHNVNAGTTGNAGGDS, translated from the coding sequence ATGAATGCGCTCAAAGAGAGGTTGGACGTGGCTGCAGGAGAAGATACCTCCCATATCCTCAGCGGGTTGACAAACCAGCTGCCTGATCGTGATCCGGAAGAGACCGCCGAATGGCTGGAGTCCCTGGATGACTTGATTCAGGATCAGGGCACCGAGCGTGCCCAGTACATCATGCGCGCTTTGCTCCAGCGGGCCGGTGCGCAGAGCGTCGGGGTTCCGATGGTCACGACCACGGACTACGTGAACACGATCCCCGTGGACCAGGAAGCACCGTTCCCCGGCGATGAGGAAATCGAGCGCAAGTACCGCGCCTGGCTCCGCTGGAATGCTGCGGTCATGGTGCACCGGGCCCAGCGCCCGGATATCGGGGTCGGCGGGCATATCTCCACCTACGCCGGCGCCGCGACGCTCTACGAAGTCGGGTTCAACCACTTCTTCCGCGGCAAGGACCACCCCGGCGGCGGGGACCAGATCTTCTTCCAGGGCCACGCCTCCCCGGGCATGTACGCACGCGCCTTCATGGAAGGCCGCCTGTCCGAAGAGGACATGGACGGCTTCCGCCAGGAGAAGTCCAAGGAAGGGCACGCCCTTTCCTCCTACCCGCACCCGCGCCTGATGCCGGAGTTCTGGGAGTTCCCGACCGTCTCGATGGGCATCGGCCCGATGAACGCGATCTACCAGGCCCAGTCCAACCGGTATCTGCACAACCGCGGCATCAAGGACACCTCGGACCAGCAGGTCTGGGCGTTCCTGGGCGACGGCGAAATGGACGAGCCCGAGTCCCGCGGCCTGCTCCAGCTCGCCGCGAACGACAAGCTCGACAACCTCAACTTCGTCATTAACTGCAACCTCCAGCGCCTCGACGGGCCGGTGCGCGGCAACGGCAAGATCATGCAGGAACTTGAAGCCTTCTTCCGCGGCGCGGGCTGGAACGTCATCAAGGTCGTCTGGGGCCGCGAGTGGGACAAGCTCCTGGACAAGGACGAAGACGGCTCGCTGGTCAAGATCATGAACGAGACCGTCGACGGCGACTACCAGACGTACAAGGCCGAGTCCGGCGCGTTCGTCCGCGAGCACTTCTTCGGCAAGACACCGCAGACCAAGGAAATGGTCCAGGACCTGTCCGACGACGAGATCTGGAACCTCAAGCGCGGCGGGCACGACTACAACAAGGTCTACGCCGCGTACAAGGCCGCGACCGAGTTCAAGGGCAAGCCCACGGTGATCCTGGCCCACACGGTCAAGGGCTACGGCCTGGGCACGCACTTCGAGGGCCGCAACGCGACCCACCAGATGAAGAAGCTCACCCTCGCTGACCTCAAGGCATTCCGCGACCACCTGCGCATCCCGATCACGGACGAGCAGCTCGAAGCGGACCTCTACCGGCCGCCGTACTATCACCCGGGCATGGACTCCGCGGAGATCCAGTACCTGATGGGGCGGCGCAAGGAACTCGGCGGCTTCGTCCCCGAACGCCGCTCCAAGCACACCGAACTCACCCTCCCGGAGGACAAGGTCTACGAGGTCGCGAACCGCGGCTCCGGCAAGCAGCAGGCAGCCACCACCATGGCGTTCGTCCGGCTCCTGAAAGACCTGATGCGGGACAAGGAGTTCGGCAAGCGGATCGTGCCGATCATCCCGGACGAGGCCCGCACCTTCGGCATGGATGCCTTCTTCCCGACCGCGAAGATCTACAACCCGAACGGCCAGAACTACCTGTCCGTGGACCGCGAGCTGGTCCTGGCGTACAAGGAGTCCATCGCAGGGCAGATCGTCCACGCCGGCATCAACGAGGCCGGCTCCGTCGCGGCGTTCACCGCCGCCGGAACGTCCTACGCCACGCACGGCGAACCGCTGATCCCCGTCTACGTGTTCTACTCGATGTTCGGCTTCCAGCGCACCGGCGATTCCTTCTGGGCCGCCGCGGACCAGATGACCCGCGGGTTCATCATCGGCGCCACCGCCGGCCGCACCACGCTGACCGGCGAGGGCCTGCAGCACGCTGACGGCCACTCCCCCATCCTCGCCGCCACCAACCCGGCCGTCGTCACCTACGACCCGGCGTACGGCTACGAGATCGGCGTCATCATGCGCGACGGCCTCAACCGGATGTACGGCCCCGGCCCCGCCGACAACGACCCGTCGCGGAACGTGATGTACTACATCACGGTCTACAACGAGCCGATCGTGCAGCCGCCGGCACCGGCGGAACTCGACGTCGAGGGCATCACCAAGGGCATCTACCTGCTGGCGCCTGCCAAGGTTGACGGCCCCCGCACGCAGATCCTTGCCTCCGGTGTGTCCGTACCCTGGGCCCTCGAAGCCCAGCGCGTCCTCGCTGAGGACTGGGGCGTCTCCGCGGACGTCTGGTCTGTGACGTCCTGGTCCGAACTGCGCCGCGACGCGATGGCCGCCGAGGAAGAGGCTTTCCTCAACCCAGGCCAGCCGGCCCGCGTGCCGTTCGTCACCCAGCAGCTCGCCGGCGCCACCGGACCGATCGTGGCCGTCACGGACTACATGAAGGCCGTACCGGACCAGATCCGCCAGTTCCTCCCGAACGAGTTCGCCTCGCTCGGCGCGGACGGTTTCGGCTTCTCGGACACCCGGGCCGCGGCACGCCGCTTCTTCAAGAACGATATCCACTCGGTAGTGGTCCGTTCCCTGGAGATGCTGGCCCGCCGCGGTGAAGTGGACGCGCAGGCACCGGCCCAGGCCATCGAGAAGTACAAGCTGCACAACGTCAACGCCGGAACCACCGGCAACGCGGGCGGCGACTCCTAA
- a CDS encoding GNAT family N-acetyltransferase, whose product MTSAVTLRSMARSDWPAVRRIYQEGIDTGHATFEAEAPSWEPFNDSGLPGHRLVAEDGEGRIRGWAAVSPVSARPVYSGVVEHSVYVAAEARGLGVGAALLRALAKSTESDGIWTIQASVFPENEASLRLHLANGYVIVGRRQRIARMPHGPLSGQWRDTVLIERRSPVI is encoded by the coding sequence ATGACTTCCGCGGTCACGCTCCGGAGCATGGCCCGCTCGGACTGGCCAGCGGTCCGGCGGATCTACCAGGAGGGCATCGACACCGGTCACGCGACCTTTGAGGCGGAAGCGCCAAGCTGGGAACCGTTCAACGACTCGGGACTGCCTGGCCACCGGCTCGTGGCCGAGGACGGGGAAGGCAGGATCCGGGGCTGGGCCGCCGTCTCTCCCGTCTCCGCCCGCCCTGTCTACTCCGGAGTGGTGGAACACTCCGTCTATGTCGCGGCCGAAGCGCGAGGACTCGGCGTGGGAGCAGCGCTGCTGCGGGCCCTGGCCAAGTCCACAGAGAGTGACGGGATCTGGACCATCCAGGCCAGCGTCTTTCCCGAGAACGAAGCCAGCCTCAGGCTCCACCTTGCCAACGGCTACGTCATCGTGGGACGCCGGCAGCGCATCGCCCGGATGCCCCATGGTCCCCTGAGTGGTCAGTGGCGCGACACCGTCCTGATCGAACGCCGATCCCCCGTCATCTGA
- a CDS encoding thioredoxin family protein, with the protein MKIELLHINDCPNTARALAQIETALTALGRQDLTIRLRPIKSPADTAGTAFSGSPTITVDGTDIFPGAAPTTELACRIYPTPSGMDGVPTVDQILEALRNRGL; encoded by the coding sequence ATGAAGATCGAACTGCTGCACATCAATGACTGCCCCAACACTGCAAGAGCACTCGCCCAGATAGAAACTGCCCTGACCGCCCTGGGGCGCCAGGACCTCACCATCCGCCTGCGGCCCATCAAATCTCCCGCAGACACGGCAGGAACGGCCTTTTCCGGATCGCCCACAATCACCGTGGATGGCACCGACATCTTCCCCGGCGCAGCCCCAACCACTGAACTGGCATGCCGGATCTACCCCACACCAAGCGGCATGGACGGCGTTCCGACCGTCGATCAGATACTGGAAGCGCTGAGAAACCGTGGACTCTGA